In the Vicinamibacterales bacterium genome, one interval contains:
- the thpR gene encoding RNA 2',3'-cyclic phosphodiesterase — protein sequence MLARVFVAVDVGDAVRAEAARVIQAISGRIEAVKTPPKVTWVKPQALHVTIRFIGEIDEAALPGLCERLSGPIAMPPFEVEWRGLGAFPSPRHPRALWLGVVSGGAALGALEAEVSRRLAGTIDPEVKPLLPHLTLGRIKMAGAGMDWPKVLQSIEVRGARSPVGRVTLYRSHLSQRGPHYTGLVSAPLIGRPGPASGDA from the coding sequence ATGTTGGCGAGGGTGTTCGTCGCCGTGGACGTCGGTGACGCCGTCCGCGCCGAGGCGGCGCGCGTCATCCAGGCCATCAGCGGAAGAATCGAAGCAGTGAAAACGCCGCCGAAGGTCACCTGGGTCAAGCCGCAGGCGCTGCACGTCACCATCCGGTTCATCGGCGAGATCGACGAAGCGGCCCTGCCCGGTCTGTGCGAGCGGCTCTCGGGTCCGATTGCGATGCCGCCGTTTGAGGTGGAGTGGCGCGGGCTGGGCGCGTTTCCGTCCCCGCGCCACCCGCGGGCGCTCTGGCTCGGGGTCGTGAGCGGCGGCGCGGCCCTTGGCGCGCTGGAAGCCGAAGTGTCGCGGCGCCTCGCCGGCACCATCGATCCGGAGGTCAAGCCGCTGTTGCCGCATCTGACACTTGGCCGGATCAAGATGGCCGGCGCCGGCATGGACTGGCCCAAGGTCCTGCAGTCGATCGAGGTGCGCGGCGCGCGCTCACCGGTGGGCCGCGTCACCCTCTACCGCAGCCACCTGTCGCAACGGGGGCCGCATTATACTGGACTGGTCAGTGCGCCGCTCATCGGACGGCCCGGTCCGGCTAGTGGCGACGCGTGA
- a CDS encoding competence/damage-inducible protein A produces MADRVESRPFDATIIAVGSELLTPEKVDTNSLFITQVLNELGIAVACKAIVGDHRAELTSHVAHALARHRLVILTGGLGPTDDDLTREVVATLLGLVMDEDPAIIDAMERRFASRGWKMPAVNRRQAQVPRGAAVLANPNGTAPGLWIEHDGAIVALLPGPPREMKPMMEGEVRTRLLARAGDTRLFRRLVRVSGKGESAVEEIVQPIYSQWLNQHPPIETTILAGLGQVELHLVMQSTEASRAAAALELAVCQLTAALGRDVVSTDGAGLEAVVGALLRARGWRVALAESCTGGLATSRLTDVPGSSDYVERSVVAYSNEAKSELLGVPAALIREHGAVSEPVAAAMAEGIRDRARVNLGVGITGIAGPGGGSAEKPVGTVCIAVAGAGTRVRTFRFPGGRDMVKAMSANWAIDLLRRHLLET; encoded by the coding sequence GTGGCTGATCGCGTAGAGTCCCGCCCCTTCGACGCGACGATCATCGCCGTGGGCAGCGAACTGCTCACGCCCGAGAAGGTCGACACCAACTCGCTGTTCATCACCCAGGTGCTCAACGAGCTGGGCATTGCCGTCGCCTGCAAGGCGATTGTGGGCGACCACCGCGCGGAGCTGACCTCGCACGTCGCCCACGCGCTGGCGCGCCATCGGCTCGTCATCCTGACCGGCGGCCTCGGCCCCACCGACGACGACCTCACGCGCGAGGTGGTGGCGACCCTCCTCGGGTTGGTGATGGACGAGGACCCCGCGATCATCGACGCCATGGAGCGGCGCTTTGCGTCGCGCGGCTGGAAGATGCCGGCCGTCAACCGGCGCCAGGCGCAGGTGCCGCGGGGCGCCGCCGTGCTGGCCAACCCCAACGGCACCGCGCCGGGACTGTGGATCGAGCACGACGGGGCGATCGTGGCCCTGTTACCGGGCCCGCCCCGCGAGATGAAGCCGATGATGGAAGGCGAGGTGCGCACGCGCCTGCTTGCTCGCGCCGGCGACACCCGCCTGTTCCGCCGGCTGGTCCGGGTGTCCGGCAAGGGTGAATCGGCGGTGGAGGAAATCGTCCAGCCAATCTACTCACAATGGCTGAACCAGCACCCGCCGATCGAAACCACGATCCTCGCCGGCCTCGGCCAGGTCGAACTGCACCTGGTCATGCAATCCACCGAGGCGTCACGCGCGGCCGCGGCGCTGGAACTCGCCGTCTGCCAACTGACGGCCGCGTTGGGACGGGACGTGGTCAGCACTGACGGCGCCGGGCTCGAGGCCGTGGTCGGCGCCCTGTTGCGCGCGCGCGGCTGGCGCGTCGCGCTGGCCGAATCGTGTACGGGCGGACTCGCCACCTCGCGGCTGACCGATGTGCCGGGCAGCTCCGATTACGTCGAGCGCAGCGTGGTGGCCTACAGCAACGAGGCGAAGTCGGAATTGCTCGGGGTGCCCGCGGCGCTGATCCGCGAGCATGGCGCCGTCAGTGAGCCGGTGGCCGCGGCCATGGCGGAAGGCATTCGCGACCGCGCCCGGGTCAACCTCGGCGTGGGCATCACCGGCATCGCCGGCCCCGGCGGCGGCAGCGCGGAGAAGCCGGTCGGCACGGTGTGCATTGCCGTGGCCGGCGCCGGCACACGCGTGCGCACGTTCCGGTTCCCGGGGGGTCGCGACATGGTCAAGGCGATGTCGGCCAACTGGGCCATCGACCTGCTGCGCCGCCACCTGCTGGAGACCTGA
- a CDS encoding phosphatidylglycerophosphatase A, protein MNQLALLIASFGYVGFFPIAPGTAGSLAALVLFAFVRWVGMPAFELGMIAAVMVAGVWAANGAERALGQKDPGPIVIDEVLGMLITLAVIPVSLTAVLVGFLLFRLFDIVKPFPAARMEHLPGGYGVMLDDAVAGLYAHLVLRACMWWMPSWLIA, encoded by the coding sequence ATGAACCAGCTTGCGCTCCTGATCGCCTCCTTCGGCTACGTCGGGTTTTTTCCCATCGCGCCCGGCACCGCCGGCTCGCTGGCGGCGCTGGTGCTGTTTGCGTTCGTGCGCTGGGTCGGCATGCCGGCGTTCGAACTGGGCATGATCGCGGCGGTGATGGTGGCCGGCGTGTGGGCCGCCAACGGCGCCGAGCGCGCCCTTGGCCAGAAGGACCCGGGGCCGATCGTGATCGATGAAGTACTCGGCATGCTCATCACGCTCGCCGTGATTCCGGTCTCGCTGACCGCCGTGCTGGTCGGGTTCCTGCTGTTTCGCCTGTTCGACATCGTCAAGCCGTTTCCAGCGGCCCGCATGGAACACCTGCCCGGCGGCTACGGCGTGATGCTCGATGACGCGGTCGCCGGGTTGTACGCGCACCTCGTGCTCCGGGCCTGCATGTGGTGGATGCCGTCGTGGCTGATCGCGTAG
- a CDS encoding RDD family protein, with protein sequence MKCPKCGYLGFETTDRCRNCQYDFSLSPFSADPDLTLRSDSGVEPGADFDLPPIARPSDSLNSSSLDLDRLFGDPEPEPGPPPVPAVEPPAATFMTLATAADVGGEPAGDDATTAGEAVTDPTALPFDDAPLLPPRAARTPLSVRRASPEIPRNRPRTTRPVRMETPLAFDPAPAPPKTAEVSVAAGETVASLMQAPPLAVRVGAGVIDLALLVGIDAAVLFLTLRIAGLQTTMADFRVLPLVPFIGFLGLLAFGYVASFTVAGGQTVGKMVLKLRVIGDDGRPVDAAGGVLRAVGCMLVPITLGLSYVPALFSSDHRALHDRLAGTRVVCE encoded by the coding sequence ATGAAGTGTCCGAAATGCGGCTATCTCGGTTTCGAGACGACCGACCGGTGCCGGAACTGTCAATACGACTTTTCACTCTCGCCGTTCAGCGCCGATCCTGACCTCACCCTGCGCTCGGACAGCGGTGTGGAACCTGGCGCCGACTTCGACTTGCCGCCCATCGCGCGTCCGAGCGACAGCCTGAATTCGAGCTCGTTGGATCTCGATCGTTTGTTTGGCGATCCGGAGCCCGAACCCGGGCCGCCTCCCGTGCCGGCGGTGGAACCACCCGCGGCGACCTTCATGACCTTGGCCACCGCGGCGGACGTGGGGGGGGAGCCGGCCGGCGACGACGCGACGACGGCGGGCGAGGCCGTCACCGACCCCACGGCACTGCCGTTCGATGATGCGCCGTTGTTGCCGCCGCGCGCGGCGCGGACGCCACTGTCGGTCAGGCGCGCCTCCCCCGAGATTCCCCGCAACCGGCCTCGCACCACTCGGCCGGTGCGGATGGAAACGCCCCTCGCCTTCGATCCCGCACCGGCGCCGCCGAAGACGGCGGAGGTGAGTGTCGCCGCCGGCGAGACGGTCGCCTCGCTCATGCAGGCGCCGCCGCTGGCGGTGCGCGTGGGCGCCGGCGTGATCGATCTCGCGCTGCTCGTGGGCATCGACGCGGCCGTCCTGTTTCTCACGCTGCGGATCGCGGGCCTGCAGACCACGATGGCGGATTTTCGCGTGCTGCCACTGGTGCCGTTCATCGGGTTCCTGGGGTTGCTGGCGTTCGGCTATGTGGCCTCGTTCACCGTCGCCGGCGGCCAGACCGTTGGCAAGATGGTGCTCAAGCTGCGCGTGATCGGTGACGACGGCCGGCCGGTGGATGCGGCAGGCGGCGTGTTGCGCGCCGTGGGCTGCATGCTGGTGCCCATCACCCTCGGCCTGTCGTACGTGCCGGCGTTGTTCAGCAGCGACCATCGCGCGCTGCACGATCGCCTGGCGGGCACCCGCGTGGTGTGCGAATGA